From the genome of Pelobates fuscus isolate aPelFus1 chromosome 6, aPelFus1.pri, whole genome shotgun sequence, one region includes:
- the MRPL58 gene encoding large ribosomal subunit protein mL62: protein MAALCYLPVPGVFRALRSCGFRYSSNFRSAYSLDKLYPDTESRLQKETNQEKPDIPVDRLNISYSKSSGPGGQNVNRVNTKAEVRFHLASADWISEDVRQKISVQHKNRINRNGEFIVVSEVSRYQMRNLADCLEKIRDIISDASKKPKPLTTEDVELRRMRVELMNRERLQQKKINSTIKHSRKVHLD, encoded by the exons ATGGCGGCGTTGTGCTACTTACCCGTGCCGGGTGTTTTTCGGGCTTTACGGTCTTGTGGGTTCCGCTACTCCTCTAATTTCAGAAGTGCTTATAGTCTGGATAAACTGTATCCTGATACCGAGAGCCGGCTACAGAAG GAAACAAATCAAGAGAAGCCAGATATCCCTGTTG ATCGTCTGAACATCTCGTACAGTAAAAGCAGCGGTCCTGGGGGACAAAATGTTAACAGAG TTAATACCAAAGCTGAAGTGCGGTTCCACTTAGCTTCTGCAGACTGGATCTCTGAAGATGTCAGGCAGAAGATCTCTGTACAG CATAAAAATCGCATAAATAGAAATGGGGAATTTATTGTAGTTTCTGAGGTGAGCCGTTACCAAATGCGTAACCTGGCAGACTGTCTTGAGAAAATCCGTGATATCATCTCTGATGCTAGCAAAAAGCCCAAACCTCTGACCACCGAGGATGTTGAGCTTCGCAGGATGAG AGTGGAACTTATGAACAGAGAGCGTCTACAACAGAAGAAGATTAATTCTACTATTAAACATAGTCGGAAAGTACACCTAGACTGA